One Phaseolus vulgaris cultivar G19833 chromosome 4, P. vulgaris v2.0, whole genome shotgun sequence DNA window includes the following coding sequences:
- the LOC137837550 gene encoding uncharacterized protein isoform X2, which yields MPFRDCSQSQFNYHDQVPHHGWDFRYAGGTYVPHHGRDFHPAGGTYLPHHTSEPTISALGPLHSPQPRPYCKICEVKMSSYKHMEEHNRGKKHQRMLKVQEREKLRISNGQIPNSPKRILKSGENGCTEKKVISEATVAKNKNYVQKDKGVTPEVPDERKPRDNNSAQGGVTPEDPAKGKPRDNTSSRGHNFKRKIGGVKTGKYMKTNDGVRRPMESSKLDINSLSASVESPVQIPALAPYPGVTSHTMAPSSVVGSSFKYVYQHNLPFQTQVLEGKEYHEIQNPTVETRNHPHASSYSNINTQPEAVSSDSAAKVIKPSKMGYCKICEVHLPPTCKMKELELHNKGKRHQRMLRHQRDLKLQQRLGSQTSSNGQISNSDKNLVVQTKTVQITEKNWHPLKNMSSDASISEHKNYPQKGMGLTSEFAAKGPEMKPTDNSGGQSNGFNHKSRRAETGKYTKKNDVVRRPMESSKLNIDFQLKSVESPVQNSIPSFAPLPGPVASHIIAPTLLVESSLEPQIQHISSSQTPLSEGNEHYEIENPNVEVTDQPPAPADSNINIQTEDMGSDSSTMAMAPSLAVTSNFEPQNQHVLQTCLLESTEHLEIHNPTLKTNYKPPTSAISISGLQIQHVLHIETESRLSEGTTDSESLNCAGEKDNQLLPSVLAEFNSSSCLRANAHSGDGCSNHEQKMDIITRQSGTTQRSQLAVCLKCGDVGFRETLVFCKKCQVYALHRYCLDGPVIFTGDVNWFCGCEPEVVETSEKNVSLNSANISFQNSIERVKNKQGPQNIEDKTMVLLSDNHSLSHHGLSQCSDTTEKEKFGKECQPAPKDEANNTEASMIVTVPLPIADPVWRGSMCLFNPSIRTVVGLMAHMSTLACSKVLEETKFFPDVLCPDLLSRTAVWPMSFMNCGPNEDSIALYFFPDSESVESSFDKLVDHMMSRDLAIRAVVENADLLIFPSLLLPIQSRRFQEKYYLWGVFRAKKNFTQYK from the exons ATGCCGTTTAGAGATTGCAGTCAGAGCCAGTTTAACTACCATGATCAAGTTCCTCATCATGGTTGGGATTTCCGCTATGCTGGTGGTACATATGTACCACATCATGGTAGGGATTTCCACCCTGCTGGTGGTACATATCTGCCTCATCATACATCTGAACCAACTATTTCTGCTCTAGGACCATTACACTCGCCACAACCAAGGCCATATTGTAAAATTTGTGAGGTTAAGATGTCTAGTTACAAACATATGGAAGAGCATAATCGTGGAAAGAAACATCAAAGAATGTTGAAGGTACAGGAAAGAGAGAAACTAAGAATATCGAATGGGCAGATTCCAAATTCTCctaagagaattctgaaatctGGGGAAAATGGATGCACagaaaaaaaagtgatttcTGAAGCTACTGTTGCCAAGAACAAGAATTATGTGCAGAAAGATAAAGGGGTTACTCCTGAAGTTCCGGATGAAAGGAAACCTAGGGATAACAATAGCGCACAGGGTGGGGTTACACCTGAAGATCCAGCCAAAGGGAAACCCAGGGATAACACAAGCTCACGGGGTCATAATTTCAAGCGTAAGATTGGTGGAGTCAAAACTGGTAAATACATGAAGACAAATGATGGGGTAAGAAGGCCCATGGAATCATCAAAACTTGATATCAATTCTCTATCAGCTTCTGTAGAATCTCCTGTTCAAATACCTGCATTAGCACCTTACCCAGGTGTGACATCTCATACAATGGCCCCATCATCTGTAGTGGGATCGAGTTTCAAATATGTATATCAGCATAACTTACCCTTTCAAACACAAGTATTGGAAGGCAAAGAATATCATGAGATTCAAAATCCTACTGTAGAAACAAGAAATCATCCACATGCCTCTTCATATTCAAACATTAACACCCAACCTGAAGCTGTGAGTTCAGATTCTGCAGCTAAAGTAATAAAACCATCAAAAATGGGATACTGTAAAATTTGTGAGGTTCATCTACCACCCACTTGCAAAATGAAGGAATTGGAATTACATAACAAAGGAAAGAGGCACCAACGAATGTTGAGACATCAAAGAGATTTGAAACTACAACAGAGATTAGGGAGTCAAACAAGTTCAAATGGGCAGATTTCAAATTCTGATAAGAATTTAGTAGTTCAAACTAAGACAGTTCAGATAACTGAAAAAAATTGGCACCCACTAAAAAATATGAGTTCTGATGCTAGTATTTCAGAGCACAAGAATTATCCGCAGAAAGGCATGGGGCTAACCTCAGAATTTGCAGCTAAAGGACCTGAAATGAAACCTACAGATAACAGTGGTGGTCAGAGTAATGGTTTCAACCATAAGAGCAGAAGAGCCGAAACAGGTAAATACACAAAGAAGAATGATGTGGTAAGAAGACCCATGGAATCATCAAAACTCAATATCGATTTCCAATTAAAATCTGTAGAATCTCCTGTACAAAACTCTATACCTTCTTTTGCACCGCTGCCTGGGCCTGTGGCATCTCACATAATTGCACCAACACTTCTGGTGGAATCAAGTCTTGAGCCACAAATTCAACACATTTCATCATCACAGACACCTTTATCAGAGGGCAATGAACATTATGAGATTGAAAATCCAAATGTAGAAGTGACTGATCAGCCACCTGCCCCTGCAGATTCTAATATTAACATTCAAACTGAAGATATGGGTTCTGATTCTTCCACAATGGCAATGGCACCATCTCTGGCAGTGACATCTAATTTTGAACCTCAAAATCAACATGTTTTACAGACATGTCTGTTAGAAAGCACAGAACATCTTGAGATTCATAATCCCACtttgaaaacaaattataaGCCACCAACATCAGCGATATCAATTTCTGGACTCCAAATTCAACATGTTTTACATATTGAAACAGAATCTCGGTTATCAGAAGGCACAACTGATTCTGAGAGCCTAAATTGTGCTGGTGAGAAAGACAATCAGCTGCTGCCATCAGTTCTAGCAGAGTTCAATTCCTCTTCATGTCTTCGCGCTAATGCCCACTCTGGGGATGGATGTTCCAATCATGAACAGAAGATGGATATTATCACCCGACAGTCTGGGACCACTCAGCGGTCTCAg TTGGCTGTTTGTCTTAAATGTGGTGATGTAGGCTTTCGAGAGACACTTGTCTTTTGCAAGAAGTGTCAGGTTTACGCTCTTCATAG GTATTGTTTAGATGGGCCTGTGATTTTCACCGGTGATGTTAATTGGTTTTGCGGTTGTGAGCCAGAGGTAGTAGAGACATCTGAAAAAAATGTCTCTCTAAACTCAGCAAATATTTCATTTCAAAATAGCATAGAGAGAGTGAAGAACAAGCAAGGGCCACAGAATATTGAAGATAAAACAATGGTGCTGTTATCTGACAATCACAGTTTGTCTCATCATGGGCTGTCTCAATGCAGTGACACCACTGAAAAGGAAAAGTTTGGGAAAGAGTGTCAACCAGCTCCAAAAGATGAAGCTAATAATACTGAGGCGTCTATGATTGTGACTGTTCCACTTCCTATTGCAGATCCAGTCTGGAG GGGAAGTATGTGCCTCTTCAACCCTAGTATTCGTACTGTTGTTGGGCTTATGGCCCATATGTCCACTCTAGCATGCTCCAAAGTTTTGGAGGAGACAAAATTTTTCCCTGATGTGCTTTGCCCGGACTTGCTCTCAAGAACTGCGGTGTGGCCGATGTCTTTCATGAATTGTGGTCCTAACGAGGATAGCATTGCTCTTTATTTCTTTCCTGACTCTGAAAG TGTTGAGTCGTCCTTTGACAAGCTGGTTGATCACATGATGTCCCGTGACCTCGCCATAAGAGCTGTGGTTGAAAATGCAGATCTTCTAATTTTTCCTTCTTTATTACTCCCTATACAAAGCCGAA GAtttcaagaaaagtactacttgTGGGGGGTCTTCAGAGCAAAAAAAAACTTCACACAATACAAATGA
- the LOC137837550 gene encoding uncharacterized protein isoform X1 yields MDGRFLNGNMPFRDCSQSQFNYHDQVPHHGWDFRYAGGTYVPHHGRDFHPAGGTYLPHHTSEPTISALGPLHSPQPRPYCKICEVKMSSYKHMEEHNRGKKHQRMLKVQEREKLRISNGQIPNSPKRILKSGENGCTEKKVISEATVAKNKNYVQKDKGVTPEVPDERKPRDNNSAQGGVTPEDPAKGKPRDNTSSRGHNFKRKIGGVKTGKYMKTNDGVRRPMESSKLDINSLSASVESPVQIPALAPYPGVTSHTMAPSSVVGSSFKYVYQHNLPFQTQVLEGKEYHEIQNPTVETRNHPHASSYSNINTQPEAVSSDSAAKVIKPSKMGYCKICEVHLPPTCKMKELELHNKGKRHQRMLRHQRDLKLQQRLGSQTSSNGQISNSDKNLVVQTKTVQITEKNWHPLKNMSSDASISEHKNYPQKGMGLTSEFAAKGPEMKPTDNSGGQSNGFNHKSRRAETGKYTKKNDVVRRPMESSKLNIDFQLKSVESPVQNSIPSFAPLPGPVASHIIAPTLLVESSLEPQIQHISSSQTPLSEGNEHYEIENPNVEVTDQPPAPADSNINIQTEDMGSDSSTMAMAPSLAVTSNFEPQNQHVLQTCLLESTEHLEIHNPTLKTNYKPPTSAISISGLQIQHVLHIETESRLSEGTTDSESLNCAGEKDNQLLPSVLAEFNSSSCLRANAHSGDGCSNHEQKMDIITRQSGTTQRSQLAVCLKCGDVGFRETLVFCKKCQVYALHRYCLDGPVIFTGDVNWFCGCEPEVVETSEKNVSLNSANISFQNSIERVKNKQGPQNIEDKTMVLLSDNHSLSHHGLSQCSDTTEKEKFGKECQPAPKDEANNTEASMIVTVPLPIADPVWRGSMCLFNPSIRTVVGLMAHMSTLACSKVLEETKFFPDVLCPDLLSRTAVWPMSFMNCGPNEDSIALYFFPDSESVESSFDKLVDHMMSRDLAIRAVVENADLLIFPSLLLPIQSRRFQEKYYLWGVFRAKKNFTQYK; encoded by the exons ATG GATGGGAGGTTTCTAAATGGCAATATGCCGTTTAGAGATTGCAGTCAGAGCCAGTTTAACTACCATGATCAAGTTCCTCATCATGGTTGGGATTTCCGCTATGCTGGTGGTACATATGTACCACATCATGGTAGGGATTTCCACCCTGCTGGTGGTACATATCTGCCTCATCATACATCTGAACCAACTATTTCTGCTCTAGGACCATTACACTCGCCACAACCAAGGCCATATTGTAAAATTTGTGAGGTTAAGATGTCTAGTTACAAACATATGGAAGAGCATAATCGTGGAAAGAAACATCAAAGAATGTTGAAGGTACAGGAAAGAGAGAAACTAAGAATATCGAATGGGCAGATTCCAAATTCTCctaagagaattctgaaatctGGGGAAAATGGATGCACagaaaaaaaagtgatttcTGAAGCTACTGTTGCCAAGAACAAGAATTATGTGCAGAAAGATAAAGGGGTTACTCCTGAAGTTCCGGATGAAAGGAAACCTAGGGATAACAATAGCGCACAGGGTGGGGTTACACCTGAAGATCCAGCCAAAGGGAAACCCAGGGATAACACAAGCTCACGGGGTCATAATTTCAAGCGTAAGATTGGTGGAGTCAAAACTGGTAAATACATGAAGACAAATGATGGGGTAAGAAGGCCCATGGAATCATCAAAACTTGATATCAATTCTCTATCAGCTTCTGTAGAATCTCCTGTTCAAATACCTGCATTAGCACCTTACCCAGGTGTGACATCTCATACAATGGCCCCATCATCTGTAGTGGGATCGAGTTTCAAATATGTATATCAGCATAACTTACCCTTTCAAACACAAGTATTGGAAGGCAAAGAATATCATGAGATTCAAAATCCTACTGTAGAAACAAGAAATCATCCACATGCCTCTTCATATTCAAACATTAACACCCAACCTGAAGCTGTGAGTTCAGATTCTGCAGCTAAAGTAATAAAACCATCAAAAATGGGATACTGTAAAATTTGTGAGGTTCATCTACCACCCACTTGCAAAATGAAGGAATTGGAATTACATAACAAAGGAAAGAGGCACCAACGAATGTTGAGACATCAAAGAGATTTGAAACTACAACAGAGATTAGGGAGTCAAACAAGTTCAAATGGGCAGATTTCAAATTCTGATAAGAATTTAGTAGTTCAAACTAAGACAGTTCAGATAACTGAAAAAAATTGGCACCCACTAAAAAATATGAGTTCTGATGCTAGTATTTCAGAGCACAAGAATTATCCGCAGAAAGGCATGGGGCTAACCTCAGAATTTGCAGCTAAAGGACCTGAAATGAAACCTACAGATAACAGTGGTGGTCAGAGTAATGGTTTCAACCATAAGAGCAGAAGAGCCGAAACAGGTAAATACACAAAGAAGAATGATGTGGTAAGAAGACCCATGGAATCATCAAAACTCAATATCGATTTCCAATTAAAATCTGTAGAATCTCCTGTACAAAACTCTATACCTTCTTTTGCACCGCTGCCTGGGCCTGTGGCATCTCACATAATTGCACCAACACTTCTGGTGGAATCAAGTCTTGAGCCACAAATTCAACACATTTCATCATCACAGACACCTTTATCAGAGGGCAATGAACATTATGAGATTGAAAATCCAAATGTAGAAGTGACTGATCAGCCACCTGCCCCTGCAGATTCTAATATTAACATTCAAACTGAAGATATGGGTTCTGATTCTTCCACAATGGCAATGGCACCATCTCTGGCAGTGACATCTAATTTTGAACCTCAAAATCAACATGTTTTACAGACATGTCTGTTAGAAAGCACAGAACATCTTGAGATTCATAATCCCACtttgaaaacaaattataaGCCACCAACATCAGCGATATCAATTTCTGGACTCCAAATTCAACATGTTTTACATATTGAAACAGAATCTCGGTTATCAGAAGGCACAACTGATTCTGAGAGCCTAAATTGTGCTGGTGAGAAAGACAATCAGCTGCTGCCATCAGTTCTAGCAGAGTTCAATTCCTCTTCATGTCTTCGCGCTAATGCCCACTCTGGGGATGGATGTTCCAATCATGAACAGAAGATGGATATTATCACCCGACAGTCTGGGACCACTCAGCGGTCTCAg TTGGCTGTTTGTCTTAAATGTGGTGATGTAGGCTTTCGAGAGACACTTGTCTTTTGCAAGAAGTGTCAGGTTTACGCTCTTCATAG GTATTGTTTAGATGGGCCTGTGATTTTCACCGGTGATGTTAATTGGTTTTGCGGTTGTGAGCCAGAGGTAGTAGAGACATCTGAAAAAAATGTCTCTCTAAACTCAGCAAATATTTCATTTCAAAATAGCATAGAGAGAGTGAAGAACAAGCAAGGGCCACAGAATATTGAAGATAAAACAATGGTGCTGTTATCTGACAATCACAGTTTGTCTCATCATGGGCTGTCTCAATGCAGTGACACCACTGAAAAGGAAAAGTTTGGGAAAGAGTGTCAACCAGCTCCAAAAGATGAAGCTAATAATACTGAGGCGTCTATGATTGTGACTGTTCCACTTCCTATTGCAGATCCAGTCTGGAG GGGAAGTATGTGCCTCTTCAACCCTAGTATTCGTACTGTTGTTGGGCTTATGGCCCATATGTCCACTCTAGCATGCTCCAAAGTTTTGGAGGAGACAAAATTTTTCCCTGATGTGCTTTGCCCGGACTTGCTCTCAAGAACTGCGGTGTGGCCGATGTCTTTCATGAATTGTGGTCCTAACGAGGATAGCATTGCTCTTTATTTCTTTCCTGACTCTGAAAG TGTTGAGTCGTCCTTTGACAAGCTGGTTGATCACATGATGTCCCGTGACCTCGCCATAAGAGCTGTGGTTGAAAATGCAGATCTTCTAATTTTTCCTTCTTTATTACTCCCTATACAAAGCCGAA GAtttcaagaaaagtactacttgTGGGGGGTCTTCAGAGCAAAAAAAAACTTCACACAATACAAATGA